In Nocardioides conyzicola, one genomic interval encodes:
- a CDS encoding response regulator, whose amino-acid sequence MPTDLVIVDDPTLFAESLRTALSLAGHSVDWLPADEATRAGMPWVVGDRAAPSAAVLDLDLTHRRSALDLLEQLVGQGVRVAVLTASDDHLEWARCLELGAIGVVQKTLPLSDVVAAVSRLAAGEPVMTETQRSELQREVDDRARRERELEARFALLSPDEAWVLGRLMAGELVHDIARTPPVRSPGVVHGLVNSALHKLQVASWLGAVNLAHEYGWSPPSKRTDTTRGGQSSSSPEAASSLHSI is encoded by the coding sequence TTGCCCACTGACCTCGTCATCGTCGACGACCCCACGTTGTTCGCCGAGTCGCTGCGCACCGCTCTTTCCTTGGCGGGCCACAGCGTCGACTGGCTGCCGGCGGACGAGGCGACCCGGGCCGGGATGCCCTGGGTCGTCGGGGACCGTGCGGCGCCGAGCGCGGCCGTCCTCGACCTGGACCTCACCCACCGCCGGTCTGCTCTCGACCTGCTCGAGCAGCTGGTCGGACAAGGAGTACGCGTCGCGGTGCTGACCGCCTCCGACGACCACCTCGAGTGGGCGAGGTGCCTGGAGCTGGGCGCCATCGGCGTGGTCCAGAAGACGCTTCCGCTCTCCGACGTCGTCGCCGCCGTCAGTCGGCTGGCTGCCGGCGAACCGGTGATGACGGAGACCCAGCGCTCCGAGCTGCAGCGCGAGGTCGACGACCGTGCTCGCCGCGAGCGCGAGCTCGAGGCCCGGTTCGCCCTGCTCTCCCCTGACGAGGCGTGGGTGCTCGGCCGGCTGATGGCGGGCGAGCTCGTGCACGACATCGCCCGGACACCCCCGGTTCGGTCACCGGGAGTCGTGCACGGCCTGGTGAACTCGGCGCTGCACAAGCTGCAGGTCGCGTCGTGGCTGGGTGCCGTCAATCTCGCCCACGAGTACGGATGGTCTCCGCCCAGCAAGAGGACGGACACCACCCGAGGGGGTCAGTCGTCCTCCTCGCCCGAGGCCGCGTCCTCGTTGCACTCGATCTGA
- a CDS encoding sensor histidine kinase: MTATYASIMLTGAGAGAGARTWSQAATAASQFLIPAALASAVFLCVACRIYHRTGVAWFAAAMTMVGTQGFPVIVTPGTKGMSDPMLLWSAIALGAAMLLLVSIADAHQVTISPFPLGVGFGIALIVLREAEEALPGTLQLAAPAIRFGSAVLLLIGIVLAVAVWRQSCLPTSARRRLAPAVVLWSVAGVVGAMGLTDSAGWSVIAIVAALTTCVLVMSTSLDLLWQAVRDDHDAVVELQHQLRTLRDHAREGVEQLHEVKGTIAGIASATDLIRHEDRLTRQHREYLAEMLAQETARLQRLVHAGPRQSTQTVDLDQILRPLLMTHTVQGQQVKWEPCDLRVAADADELTEVLNILLHNAAEHAPGSPVRIFTRRDGGTVDLVVADAGPGIPEELRTRIFDWGYSQPGSSGQGVGLAMAHEVLARRGISLELDPEHAPGAAFVIRLSTVDQPGLPQEAALLAH, translated from the coding sequence GTGACGGCGACGTACGCGAGCATCATGCTGACCGGTGCCGGTGCCGGCGCCGGTGCGCGGACCTGGAGCCAGGCTGCGACCGCCGCGAGCCAGTTCCTGATCCCGGCCGCGCTCGCGAGTGCGGTCTTCCTCTGCGTCGCGTGCCGCATCTACCACCGGACCGGCGTCGCCTGGTTCGCGGCCGCCATGACGATGGTCGGGACCCAGGGCTTTCCCGTAATCGTGACGCCCGGCACCAAGGGGATGTCGGACCCGATGCTGCTGTGGTCGGCGATCGCTCTCGGCGCGGCGATGCTGCTGCTCGTCAGCATCGCCGACGCACACCAGGTCACGATCTCTCCCTTCCCGCTGGGCGTCGGGTTCGGGATCGCGCTGATCGTGCTCCGGGAGGCCGAGGAGGCCCTGCCCGGGACGTTGCAGCTCGCCGCACCGGCGATCCGGTTCGGGAGCGCGGTGCTGCTGCTGATCGGCATCGTGCTCGCCGTCGCCGTCTGGCGGCAGTCCTGCCTGCCCACCTCGGCCCGACGGCGGCTCGCGCCCGCGGTCGTCCTGTGGTCGGTCGCCGGCGTCGTAGGGGCGATGGGACTGACCGACAGCGCCGGCTGGTCGGTCATCGCGATCGTCGCCGCGCTGACCACCTGCGTGCTGGTGATGTCCACGTCCCTCGACCTCCTCTGGCAGGCGGTCCGTGACGACCACGACGCCGTCGTCGAGCTCCAGCACCAGCTGCGCACCCTTCGCGACCACGCCCGGGAGGGGGTGGAGCAGCTCCACGAGGTCAAGGGCACGATCGCGGGCATCGCCTCCGCCACCGACCTGATCCGGCACGAGGACCGCCTCACCCGTCAGCACCGGGAGTACCTCGCCGAGATGCTCGCCCAGGAGACGGCCCGGCTCCAGCGGCTCGTGCACGCCGGTCCGAGGCAGTCCACGCAGACCGTCGACCTCGACCAGATCCTGCGCCCCCTGCTGATGACGCACACCGTCCAGGGGCAGCAGGTGAAGTGGGAGCCGTGCGACCTCCGGGTGGCGGCCGACGCGGACGAGCTGACCGAGGTCTTGAACATCCTCCTGCACAACGCCGCCGAGCACGCGCCGGGTTCGCCGGTCCGGATCTTCACCCGGCGCGACGGAGGCACGGTCGATCTCGTCGTCGCCGACGCCGGCCCCGGCATCCCCGAGGAGCTGCGCACCCGGATCTTCGACTGGGGCTACAGCCAACCGGGCTCGTCCGGCCAGGGAGTCGGCCTGGCGATGGCCCACGAGGTGCTGGCCCGGCGCGGCATCTCCTTGGAGCTCGACCCCGAGCACGCCCCCGGCGCCGCCTTCGTGATCAGGCTCAGCACCGTCGACCAGCCGGGCCTCCCCCAGGAAGCGGCGCTCCTTGCCCACTGA